The genomic interval GGCGGATGACATTTTGTGACATAAATCTTGATTGACTAGGAATGACTGCCCTCATCCTATTGTTGAGGATATGAATGTGATTATGTCACATAGGATAATGGTGACATTGCCAATTGGAAACTGTGGttcccttttttcttttcttttttacaaGTACAGGATATCTGATTCACTTTACTATCCTCAAGTACAGTAATTGCTCTCTATTTTACCGTCATCACCCAAAAGTAGAAAGAAGCTCTTGCATAACTAGTCCATgattctccatgaaggaagaagaaaggtgTTGGTCACTAAAACAAACAGCagattgaccaaaaaaaaaaactaaaacaaacaGCAGTCGCTGAAGTTTCCTCTTATGTTCTTCCCAAAGCCGCGTTTTGGCGGGTGGGTCCCTGCAATGGTCCCAAGCCCAAGCCAGCACCGCGACCAGTCTGTTCCAACCCTTAAATGATTATTGCCTCTACCATTTGCTTAATGAAATTTCTTCCATATGGTAGATAAATACAGAACCAAGGAAAAAACAACACCACTCTTGGGTTGGGTTTGGGTTACAGACTTACAGTTACAGACCTCTCATGGCGTTCTGTGATATTAAACTCTACAGTGTCTCTAAAAAGATTCTGAGAGCATCACAATCAAAGTACAATATCTTTGAAAACAGCTGGATTCATGGGGGCGTTGCCTTGTCTCTCTGTGTCTGAGGTTCCATTTCCATATCCAATTTGTGTTCTGGTGGGGTCCCCTCTTCTCTTCTATTTTTAGGCCACTGTAGTTGACAGCCTAATCGACAACAGCCTGGAAAAGGTGGCCGGCACTAAAAAGCTTCAACCTTGAATGGGTTTCTGTGGTGGGCTTCATGTTCTAGTGCACACCCATTTCACTCTGCTGctcaaagtttcaatcttgCTCTCTCATTGAGGTAAGGACTCTAACAAAGTTCAAATCTTTCTTTGGTTtatgtgtttgtgttttgctGAACTTGGATTAGTGCATTAGAGCTACAGTTTatgcttgttttttttttttgcaatgcTAGGACTTTCCTACTTGGTATAGAAGAATTGGATATTTGGGACCGAGTTCAATAGATCTGGGGTGTTTGAAGTTGTGGAGTTTGGGCATTTGGGTTTGTGGGGATTGTGTTTTACTGATTGTTTGGTGAGTTGGTTGGGTTTGAGTATGGTGAAGATGAAACTAGTCAGTTGGGTAGCTTTGGTTCTGGCAATTGTGTTTATGAGTCATGAAGCTTCTGGTTTATTCAATCCTGTTGATAACTACTTGATTGCTTGTGGTTCTTCGAAAAGTGTCACATTTCAAGGCCGAACCTTTGTTCCTGATACACTGCAGTCTTCCCTTGTACTGAAAAGTGCAAATTCTTTAGTTGCTAGCTCCAATTCCAATGCCCCATCCCCTATATATCAATCTGCTCGAATTTTCAAGGAAACTTCTTCctataaattcaaaatagagcAAGAAGGCCGGCATTGGGTCCGCCTTTATTTCTACCCTTTAGCAAATTCTGGCCAGAACTTGGCTTCTGCTCCAATAACTGTGGTGACTGATAGTTTTGTACTCTTGAACAACTTCACTTTTGAGAACTATAATGCTTCTTATCTGTTCAAGGAGTATGCAATCAATGTGACATCGGATAGTTTGACCCTCACCATCATTCCTTCAAACAATTCAGTTGCTTTTGTTAATGCAATTGAAGTTGTCTCGATCCCAGATGAGCTAATCCCTGACCAGGCATATGATGTTAATCCATCTGCTCCCTTTAGCGGCCTTTCTGCACTTGCCTTTCAAACTATGTACCGATTAAACATGGGAGGTCCTTTACTTACTGCTGAGAATGATACCCTCAAAAGAACCTGGGAGAATGATCTGAAATACCTTCATGTCGACAGCTCTGCCGTAAATGTGTCAATCAACCCTGCCAGCATAAAGTATCCAGTCAGTGTGACACCAGAAATAGCACCTAATTGGGTCTATGCCACCGCTGAAGCCATGGGAGATGCGAATGTACCAAATGGAAACTTCAACATAACTTGGGTCTTTACAGCAGATCCAAATTATTTGTATCTTGTTCGGGTACATTTCTGTGATATTGTCAGCAAGGCACTGAATAACCTagttttcaatctttttatcAATACCGACAATGTGCTCTCAAGTCTTGACCTCTCTTCCATTACTGGTGACTTGAATGTGCCATATTACAAAGACTTTGTTGCCAACTCCTCAGCAGATTCAAATACGTTGACTGTCAGTGTCGGTCCAGATTCAATGGCTGATATCACTAATGCAATTCTGAATGGCTTGGAGATTTTGAAGATCAGCAATGACTTGGGGAGCTTGGATGGGTCTTTGTCTGTTCAGAGTCTCCTTCCCAGTTCACACTCTAAGAGTAATAAGATAGAAATCTTAGTTGTGTGTGTCGTGGGATCTGTAGCTCTTGTGGCAataattttccttttctattgCTGCGTGGCATCTCGCAAGTCGAAGTCTACTCCTAACCAAGGGCATCCATGGCTGCTTCTGCCCTTGTATGGAAGCTCTCAGACAATGACCAAAATGTCCACAACTTCACAGAAGAGTGCATCAGCTAGCTGCATTTCATTAGCTTCCTCCAATCTTGGCCGCATATTCATGTTCCAAGAAATCCTGGATGCAACCAAGAAGTTTGATGAGAACCTACTTCTTGGTGTTGGCGGTTTTGGCAGAGTTTACAAGGGAACACTAGAAGATGGGACAAAAGTAGCTGTTAAAAGAGGAAACCCCAGATCCGAACAAGGTCTTGCTGAATTCCGAACTGAGATTGAAATGTTATCAAAGCTTCGTCATCGCCATCTTGTGTCTCTTATTGGTTACTGTGATGAAAGATCAGAAATGATTCTTGTGTATGAATATATGGCTAATGGACCGCTCCGGAGCCATCTATATGGAACAGATTTGCCAAGCCTATCATGGAAGTTACGCCTTGAAATCTGCATCGGGGCTGCAAGAGGGCTCCATTATCTCCACACTGGTGCAGCTCAAAGCATAATTCACCGAGATGTGAAGACAACAAACATTCTCTTGGATGAGAATTTTGTCGCCAAAGTTGCAGATTTTGGCCTCTCAAAAGCGGGTCCAGCTATAGATCAGACTCATGTCAGTACAGCTGTTAAGGGTAGTTTTGGTTACCTTGATCCTGAATACTTTAGAAGACAGCAGCTCACTGAGAAATCAGATGTGTATTCTTTTGGTGTAGTTCTAATGGAAGTTCTTTGCACAAGACCAGCTTTGAACCCAGTTCTTCCCAGAGAGCAAGTGAACATAGCAGAGTGGGCAATGACCTGGCAGAAGAAGGGCTTGCTAGACCAAATCATGGACCCTAATCTAGCTGGGAAGGTAAATCCAGCTTCTCTTAAGAAGTTTGGTGAGACGGCTGAGAAGTGCCTTGCTGAGTATGGTGTTGATAGGCCATCAATGGGAGATGTCTTGTGGAATCTCGAATATGCTCTTCAGCTTGAGGAGACTTCATCTGCGCTTATGGAACCTGAAGATAACAGCACAAACCACATACGGGATATTGAATTGACAACTCTTGAGCCATTTGAAAATAGTGTGAGTATGATCGAGGGAGTGCACTCTGGCACAGATGATGACCCTGAAGATGCTGCCACAAGTGCTGTGTTCTCTCAGCTAGTTAATCCTCGTGGAAGATGAGATGAAGATGCTTTGCCTTTTGTCCCAGATGTCCCATTGAATGAGATACTGATCATCCTGGCCTTGAGAGTGCTCAATGAGTGATAAGGTTACTTCTTGGTTCATTATTATAGTCTGTTACCTCGATTTTTCATCCACTATATACGTTGTAATACAGTCGTGGTGGATGCCAATTAGTCCATCATAAATAGTAGGTAAGGTGCCAAAAGATTTACTGTTGTATTCATATAAATTCATATGGGTTACAGGATTCCCATGTTTTTACCAAAGTACATGATGTCATTGTATTCACACATAATTTTTTGTTCACAAGGTATTAAGGTATAGGAATAAGCATCGTTTGTGATATTGATATTCTAATCTAGCTATTTTCAAAGTATATTGAGGatgatcttgttcttggagATAATACAAACTATTCATAGTCATTCTCTTTCAAAATATCTCAGACTATCTTTGTTCTAAACTTTGTTCTTAGAATGCTGTAAGAGCAGCCTTGGATTGAAAGCTACATTGTTTATATTAGAAATCGTGGATTTCATCATCTTACTGTGTCCCAGGTACTGCATTAACAGCAACTTGGGGAAGTGACTGAGATACCAATATTTTTTGAAGTTCTCTTACTAATATGTTTCCTGAGATTCCCAGATAGATTTGGATGATTAGTTCCTCTCCGTGTGGAGAGATTTTCACGAGGTAAATACATGTGTTGGCCTCAAGTGTGAAGCTGTTAAAGTAAAGAGGAGTCCAAGGACTTAAATCCAGGTATAGTCCATGCTTCAAGCTTCAGGGCGCAGAACAACAGAGCAAGTATTGGTTTGCAGGTTTGGATCGGAATCTGAGCTGAAATGCTTGTTTCTCTTGCAATGGGAGTAAATATTTTGGCTTGTGATCATCATCAAACTGTGTGCATCAGGGTGAGAATAATTGAATTTGCTTGCAAATTTGACAATCTTTATTCTTGCATATGTAATCTGCTTGGATGAGTGAATGTGAAGTACATGCCGAATCATTTGCACATCAATTTGTTCTGCGAATTCTATAGAATTTTTCGCATGATCATGCATGTTGTTTGCTATCATTATACCAACTGATTGGTTTTTCATTGGGCATGGTGGTGGTAGCGTTTTTTCAGCGATTCTGAAGCTTGCTTGCAGATCTTCAGTAGAACACAACTTTTAATGTGTCATTGTTACTAGGTTCTGAATGTGAATGTAGTAAACAGGTTATCAAGTATGCTTTGGTCCTAGTATTATGCAGGTTTGTTCTTGCGTGACGCGGCAATGAAGCTTAAAGCGAGGGTGCATTGCCGGATTCGGACATGCATGCTTGGTTGCTATGCGTTCAGCATTTGACAAGGACTGGTGTATCTGCATCTTGCATTTTGCATTTTGCATTTCAGAGGACTTCACCATTCTCTGAAGATCAATGTTAACGGTACTATTCCTCATCAATCTGTGGCCACTTCGCTTCCTGATCAATGCATACGTGAAATCACTGGCAATGTTACCTCACTTCCTCttggtttcttcttcttcccaatTTTCATGTACTCAAAATAGTATTTGTTCATTTAACCTGACTTGTTTCATGTGTTTGATCTTTCTTCCTTGCCCCAAATTCAAACTTTTGGCCATGTCGTAAATTGAAGCCCTGCAAACATtacacaacaacttacaaGTCTGGGGAATTTATGCATACTCGAGCCTTCCTAGTTTAAAAAGACTTCATACAAGGTCGAAATTATATCTAATTCCAGAATTCAAGCAACATGACAAACACCTACAATCAGAGCACAGCAAAATTTGGATTCTTTGATTCGATTAGCACATGACAAACACCTAACGTTAAAAGCCGAATCAAATATAAAGATATTTGGGTTctcattggaaatttggtgTAGGCACTTCTGTAGATTTTTGGGCTGATCAATGGATTCCTTTTCATGGTCCTCTCTCTGTTACTTATGGGAATCAACCTCCCTGCACCATTAGctctttgtttaatttttccaCTCAAGCTTGGGACTTTTCTTCTGTTACCCCTCGTTTGACTATGAGTGATCAGCGTCTTATTCAAGCTATTCCAGTGCATTCTGATCATTCTCCTGACAAGTTAGTTTGGTCTTCTCAGCGTTCTGGGGTGTATACGGTACGGTCAGGATATCATTTTATTCATAATACTCCGGTTTCAGGTCTTCTTCCTAAACCATCGTCGTCTCATTCCATTTCGTTAAAAGTTTGGAAATGGATCTGGAATATTTCTGCTCTGCCGAAAGTCAAACTGTTTCTTTGGAAAGCGGTAAACAACTTTCTTCCTACGCAGGCTGCATTGTTTTATCGTCATATGGCTCGTTCATCCAGTTGTCCTCTTTGCTCTTCATATCCTGACACAGTTGAACATGTTCTTTTTACATGTGAGTGGGTACAATGTGTGTGGTTTGCTCATCCTTTAAGCTATAAGGTTGCAGTTTCTATGATTTCTTCCCTGGATAGGTGGATTTCTCATCTGAGTTCGTTTATAGTTTCAACTGCAGACTTCAAATTTTTATCGACTCACATAGCTTTTCTACTTTGGAACATTTGGAAATCGCGTTGTGCGGCTGTTTATTCGCATGTGGTTTGCGATCCAGTGCTTGTTGCTCAACGCTCCTTTGCTTTGGCAAATGAATTTCTCTCCTCTGGTTCCTCAAGTCTAGATATTTCATCATCTCATGCAccttcttccttttctcttTGCTGGATTCCTCCTGTTATGGGTGCTAAAATAAATACTGATGCTAGTTGGTCTGCCACGACATTGGTCAGTAGTTTAGCAGCTTTGGCTCGTAGTTCTAATGGTGCTCTTCTTGGTGGTTttacttcttcttcctttgcaGTTTCTGCGGAAGCTGCTGAAGCACAAGCCATACTTTTAGGCATTGAGTTAGCACAGTCTCTGAATATGTCTTCTCTTTTCTTAGAAGCTGATTGTCTCTCCTTGGTAACAGCTTTGAACTCCCCGAAGGTTTTAGCTTCTTGGTCTGCATCTCCCTGGATTTGTCAGATTAAGACTGCagcttcttccttttcttccATAAACTGGTCTTGGATCAGTCGTAAAGCTAACCGGGCAGCTGATCTGGTTGCTTGTTTAGTTTCAAAGTTGGAGTGTCCTCTGGATTGGGTTCAGAATCCTCCTACTGTTTTACTTCATGTTTTGCAAGCTGATGCTGTTAGTGCTCCTCCATGAGGGCTTTGTTCATGGCACCTTGGTTCTAGTGTGTTTAATCTCAGTTGTGTttcattgtcaaaaaaaaaaaatgtagatCCATACGATACGAATCTCGGAGATGCAAGATTACCCAACTACCACTAGGACCGAGGAATGTTTACAACTTTACACAGTTACGATAGTAAGTTAGTAACGATACCATGCGATATTTTTGGAAACCAGGTAGTAACGCACCGATACGGCGATACATCGATGCCTCGATGAGTCGATGGTAGCTCAATAAAGCAAATACAGGTATACTAATTTTGAGATCAAGTTGACTTGTTGACATTTACATGAAGTCGATTTACCTCTACATTTTATCTACTTCTAATGTACTGTCATATTGGTTTTTCAATGTTTTACGTAACGTAtctatgtgtgtgtgttttttcgGGGTTACaaaaacaacataaacaaaaagaacATATCTAGCTAGTTCTCCTCCCAACTGATCTAAATAAAACAGTAGTGACACTCGATGAGGAGGACAATGGAACAGATGGTTGAGGATAATGTAAACCAAAATCGGCAACAAACCACTGAATCCAAATGACTAGCAAGCTGCAAAATGTCTTGGACTAGAATAGAAAGGGTTTTAAAACAACTTTAGAGACAATCGAGAAGTGGTGTACTACAGATTCTATTGTAGTATGCGAGCCATCAATTACAAGATGTGGGTTTGTATCCTCAGCACCTAGAACAGAAGCACAA from Argentina anserina chromosome 2, drPotAnse1.1, whole genome shotgun sequence carries:
- the LOC126782416 gene encoding receptor-like protein kinase THESEUS 1, whose amino-acid sequence is MVKMKLVSWVALVLAIVFMSHEASGLFNPVDNYLIACGSSKSVTFQGRTFVPDTLQSSLVLKSANSLVASSNSNAPSPIYQSARIFKETSSYKFKIEQEGRHWVRLYFYPLANSGQNLASAPITVVTDSFVLLNNFTFENYNASYLFKEYAINVTSDSLTLTIIPSNNSVAFVNAIEVVSIPDELIPDQAYDVNPSAPFSGLSALAFQTMYRLNMGGPLLTAENDTLKRTWENDLKYLHVDSSAVNVSINPASIKYPVSVTPEIAPNWVYATAEAMGDANVPNGNFNITWVFTADPNYLYLVRVHFCDIVSKALNNLVFNLFINTDNVLSSLDLSSITGDLNVPYYKDFVANSSADSNTLTVSVGPDSMADITNAILNGLEILKISNDLGSLDGSLSVQSLLPSSHSKSNKIEILVVCVVGSVALVAIIFLFYCCVASRKSKSTPNQGHPWLLLPLYGSSQTMTKMSTTSQKSASASCISLASSNLGRIFMFQEILDATKKFDENLLLGVGGFGRVYKGTLEDGTKVAVKRGNPRSEQGLAEFRTEIEMLSKLRHRHLVSLIGYCDERSEMILVYEYMANGPLRSHLYGTDLPSLSWKLRLEICIGAARGLHYLHTGAAQSIIHRDVKTTNILLDENFVAKVADFGLSKAGPAIDQTHVSTAVKGSFGYLDPEYFRRQQLTEKSDVYSFGVVLMEVLCTRPALNPVLPREQVNIAEWAMTWQKKGLLDQIMDPNLAGKVNPASLKKFGETAEKCLAEYGVDRPSMGDVLWNLEYALQLEETSSALMEPEDNSTNHIRDIELTTLEPFENSVSMIEGVHSGTDDDPEDAATSAVFSQLVNPRGR